A single Rattus norvegicus strain BN/NHsdMcwi chromosome 5, GRCr8, whole genome shotgun sequence DNA region contains:
- the Or13d1 gene encoding olfactory receptor Olr853: MGNDSAVTEFFLVGLSQYPELQLSLFVLCLIMYLIILLGNSLLIIISVVDSRLHTPMYFFLGNLSFLDICYTSSSIPQMLVMFMSEKKSISFLGCALQMVISLGLGSTECVLLAVMAYDRYAAICNPLRYPIIMNKVLYVHMAVWSWVIGCLNSLVQTVLTMVLPFCGNNVIDHLTCEILALLKLVCSDITMNVLVMTVGSIVLLMIPLLLIFVSYIFILSSILRINSAEGRKKAFSTCSAHLTVVILFYGSALFMYMKPKSKHTTASDEIIGLSYGVVTPMLNPIIYSLRNKEVKEAVKKVLSKHVYLQKI, translated from the coding sequence ATGGGAAATGACTCTGCAGTGACGGAATTCTTTCTCGTGGGACTTTCCCAGTATCCAGAGCTCCAGCTTTCCCTATTTGTGCTCTGCCTCATCATGTACTTGATAATCCTTCTGGGCAATAGTCTACTCATTATCATTAGTGTCGTGGATTCTCGACTCCATACCCCCATGTACTTTTTTCTTGGGAATCTCTCTTTCCTGGACATCTGTTACACATCCTCATCCATTCCTCAAATGCTTGTCATGTTCATGTCAGAGAAAAAATCCATCTCCTTCCTTGGTTGTGCTCTACAAATGGTTATCTCACTTGGCTTGGGCTCTACGGAGTGTGTCCTCCTAGCTGTGATGGCCTATGATAGGTATGCAGCCATCTGCAATCCACTGAGGTACCCTATAATCATGAACAAGGTATTGTATGTGCACATGGCTGTGTGGTCCTGGGTCATAGGCTGTCTAAACTCTCTGGTGCAGACAGTCTTGACCATGGTGTTACCTTTCTGTGGTAATAATGTCATTGATCACCTTACCTGTGAGATCCTGGCTCTTCTAAAACTTGTATGCTCAGATATCACCATGAATGTGCTTGTCATGACAGTGGGCAGTATTGTTCTGTTGATGATTCCTCTGCTGTTAATTTTCGTGTCCTATATTTTTATCCTGTCTTCCATCCTGAGAATTAATTCtgctgaaggaagaaagaaagccttTTCTACCTGTTCAGCCCACTTAACTGTGGTCATTCTGTTCTATGGTTCAGCcctttttatgtatatgaaaccCAAGTcaaagcacaccacagcatctgATGAAATCATCGGACTGTCTTATGGAGTCGTGACTCCAATGTTGAATCCCATCATCTACAGCTTAAGGAATAAGGAGGTAAAAGAAGCTGTGAAGAAAGTTTTGAGCAAACATGTGTATCTACAGAAAATCTGA